The bacterium genome includes a region encoding these proteins:
- the fusA gene encoding elongation factor G, translating into MQAISLKKIRNIGIMAHIDAGKTTSTERMLFYTGKVYRIGEVDEGTATMDWMEQEQERGITITSAATSCLWKDHRINIIDTPGHVDFTAEVERSLRVLDGAVAVFCAVGGVEPQSETVWLQADRYKVPRIAFVNKLDRSGADFFQTLEEMRRKLGAPAVAYQIPWGLESGLKGVIDLVLDKAVVFDPSTQGVEYGEIPVPEEMRKEAARWRESLIEALSEFDESLLGEYLDGATVGAKRIRELTRQAVIANRLVPVLCGSALKNIGIQPLLDAVVGYLPSPLDVPPVRVFTQDGEEETRPSDPAGPLTALVFKIVSDEHCGKLAYLRLYAGKLKKGQSVLNATTRKKSRVTRILEMHANRRQERQEIAAGEIAAVVGLDQATTGDTITDPSRAVMLERMQFAEPVISMAVEPRSPAEADRLREAMIKLTEEDPTFRVNHNEDTGQTIVSGMGELHLQIVVDRLQREFRVHARLGKPSVAYRETIEERKVGEGKFIRQSGGRSHYGHVVLTVEPGPRGSGFELLEQVKAEEIPREYLPAVRQGVGDSAKTGYLGGYPLTDILVTVTGGSFHETDSSEAAFTAAASLAFREAVRKAGPVLLEPIMELQVFAPPEFMGAIISDLNARRGKVRETEKKPGRVIVRALVPLAELFGYATALRSLTQGRAVYSLEPSSFEVADPAVAARMTGG; encoded by the coding sequence ATGCAGGCGATATCCCTGAAAAAAATCCGCAACATCGGGATCATGGCCCACATCGACGCGGGCAAGACCACTAGCACCGAACGGATGCTCTTCTACACCGGCAAGGTGTACCGGATCGGCGAAGTGGACGAGGGAACCGCCACCATGGACTGGATGGAGCAGGAGCAGGAGCGCGGGATAACCATAACTTCGGCCGCGACCTCCTGTCTCTGGAAAGACCACCGGATCAATATCATCGATACCCCGGGGCACGTCGATTTCACCGCCGAGGTGGAGCGTTCGCTCCGGGTCCTGGACGGGGCCGTCGCCGTCTTCTGCGCGGTGGGCGGGGTCGAGCCCCAGTCGGAGACGGTCTGGCTGCAGGCCGACCGCTACAAGGTGCCGCGCATCGCCTTCGTCAACAAGCTCGACCGCTCCGGAGCCGATTTTTTCCAGACCCTGGAGGAGATGCGCCGCAAGCTGGGCGCCCCCGCCGTCGCCTACCAGATCCCCTGGGGCTTGGAGAGCGGGCTCAAGGGCGTGATCGACCTGGTCCTGGACAAGGCCGTCGTCTTCGACCCCTCCACCCAGGGCGTCGAATACGGGGAGATCCCCGTGCCCGAGGAGATGAGGAAAGAAGCCGCCCGCTGGCGCGAAAGCCTGATCGAAGCCCTCTCCGAATTCGACGAGTCTCTTCTCGGCGAATACCTGGACGGCGCGACCGTGGGCGCCAAGCGCATCCGCGAACTGACCCGGCAGGCAGTGATCGCCAACCGCCTGGTCCCGGTTCTGTGCGGCTCGGCTTTGAAGAACATCGGCATCCAGCCGCTCCTGGACGCGGTCGTCGGCTATCTTCCTTCTCCGTTGGACGTTCCCCCGGTCCGGGTCTTTACCCAGGACGGGGAGGAGGAGACCCGCCCGTCCGATCCCGCCGGCCCCCTCACCGCCCTGGTTTTCAAGATCGTGAGCGACGAACATTGCGGGAAGCTCGCCTACCTGCGCCTTTACGCCGGGAAGCTGAAGAAGGGGCAGTCCGTCCTCAACGCCACCACCCGCAAAAAATCGCGCGTCACCCGCATCCTGGAAATGCACGCCAACCGCCGCCAGGAACGGCAGGAGATCGCGGCCGGGGAGATCGCGGCGGTGGTGGGGCTGGATCAGGCCACCACCGGCGACACCATCACCGACCCCTCCCGGGCGGTCATGCTCGAACGGATGCAGTTCGCCGAACCGGTCATCTCCATGGCGGTGGAACCCCGCAGCCCCGCCGAAGCCGATCGGCTCCGGGAGGCTATGATCAAGCTCACCGAGGAGGATCCGACGTTCCGCGTAAACCACAACGAGGACACCGGGCAGACGATCGTTTCGGGGATGGGGGAGCTGCATCTGCAGATCGTGGTCGACCGGCTTCAGCGTGAATTCCGGGTCCACGCCCGCCTGGGGAAACCCAGCGTGGCCTACCGGGAGACGATCGAGGAACGCAAGGTCGGCGAAGGCAAGTTCATCCGGCAGAGCGGGGGCAGGAGCCACTACGGACATGTCGTGCTCACGGTCGAGCCCGGCCCGCGCGGTTCCGGTTTCGAGCTGCTGGAACAGGTGAAGGCCGAGGAGATTCCCCGCGAGTATCTGCCCGCGGTCCGCCAGGGGGTGGGGGATTCGGCCAAGACCGGCTACCTGGGCGGCTATCCGCTCACCGATATCCTGGTCACCGTGACCGGCGGGAGTTTCCATGAAACCGACTCTTCCGAGGCCGCGTTTACGGCCGCGGCTTCCCTGGCTTTCCGGGAAGCGGTGCGCAAGGCCGGCCCCGTGCTCCTGGAGCCCATCATGGAGCTGCAGGTTTTCGCGCCTCCGGAGTTCATGGGGGCGATCATCTCCGACCTCAACGCCCGCCGGGGCAAGGTCCGCGAGACCGAGAAGAAACCGGGCCGGGTGATCGTTCGGGCCCTGGTCCCCCTGGCCGAGCTTTTCGGATACGCCACCGCCCTGCGCTCCCTGACCCAGGGCCGCGCGGTTTATTCCCTCGAACCATCGAGTTTCGAAGTCGCCGATCCCGCCGTCGCCGCTCGGATGACCGGCGGCTGA